In one window of Pieris brassicae chromosome 10, ilPieBrab1.1, whole genome shotgun sequence DNA:
- the LOC123715086 gene encoding uncharacterized protein LOC123715086 — MKKSREKPLLSSDSEGEDEVRVRSNLRKRAFLKNPIRGGDEDVSPPPKGKPPKKAASHKEGLEEAERELRALEASSLPGEKKSVGGGHPQGGASSSAAVAPNGPPSSWEDYEDDVVLLGVPQIKERSVARVRRIIEIATKSGNLKGTFIRDLKVAAREIGEMVEDLADRCLKGEEGRRLQRANNLLRAQVKDLGLELAALRREFNERTAHFAQSKENPVPNPAESSFTPDALRQLTEGLLDGVRESLMGELMRAVGGMLDAKIAGIGDRLLPEPVMRPPLASARGPQGAQVASDQSGPRGRRAPEGLAGVEAHGVSNVSGPKGPGRNIPAMEKSAGGVSLEKPPVGGSWATVAGKKKKKSKGKKPESLPAVPALTAQGGIGPLAGQSVVAQKSVGVRKSSLAPPTTAAVVITLLQGAVERGVTYAAALSKARQAISLPDLGIERVGIRVTATGARMLEVPGEGREEKANRLAERLREVLSEEALVGRPVKCADLRIRDLDDSVTERDVIEAVAAMGGCPVTAIKPGRILRRGEQGMGEMFLLCPVASANKVVVKDEIASEGEKALGDTERECRKFTFK; from the coding sequence ATGAAAAAAAGCAGGGAAAAGCCTCTGCTGTCCTCGGACAGCGAGGGCGAAGATGAGGTCAGGGTCCGCTCAAATTTAAGGAAGCGGGCCTTTTTAAAAAACCCAATTAGAGGTGGAGACGAGGACGTGTCTCCTCCTCCTAAGGGTAAGCCGCCGAAGAAAGCGGCCTCCCACAAGGAAGGACTAGAGGAGGCAGAGAGAGAGTTGCGTGCTCTTGAGGCGAGCTCTCTCCCTGGTGAGAAAAAAAGTGTAGGTGGGGGCCATCCGCAAGGTGGGGCCTCCTCAAGTGCAGCTGTGGCCCCGAATGGGCCCCCGTCTTCGTGGGAAGACTATGAGGATGATGTGGTCCTCCTGGGGGTGCCGCAAATCAAGGAGAGATCGGTTGCTCGGGTTCGCCGCATCATAGAGATTGCGACGAAGTCGGGTAACCTCAAGGGCACCTTCATCCGCGACCTGAAGGTTGCGGCTAGGGAAATCGGCGAGATGGTGGAGGATCTCGCCGATAGATGCCTGAAAGGGGAAGAGGGTAGGCGCCTCCAGAGGGCCAATAATCTCCTGAGGGCCCAAGTTAAAGACCTAGGCCTTGAGCTGGCGGCTCTCAGAAGAGAATTCAATGAGCGCACTGCGCACTTTGCGCAGTCGAAGGAAAACCCTGTTCCCAACCCGGCGGAGAGCTCCTTCACACCGGATGCCCTCCGTCAATTGACGGAGGGCCTTTTAGACGGGGTGAGGGAGAGCCTGATGGGGGAGCTGATGAGGGCTGTGGGTGGCATGCTCGATGCCAAGATAGCGGGGATCGGGGACAGGCTCCTCCCTGAGCCTGTGATGCGTCCGCCTCTGGCATCAGCCCGCGGCCCCCAGGGGGCTCAGGTGGCTTCAGATCAGTCGGGGCCCCGGGGCAGGAGAGCCCCTGAGGGTCTCGCAGGGGTCGAGGCCCACGGGGTCTCAAACGTCTCGGGGCCCAAGGGCCCCGGAAGAAATATTCCGGCTATGGAGAAATCGGCTGGAGGGGTCTCTCTAGAGAAGCCTCCAGTGGGTGGAAGCTGGGCGACAGTGGCcgggaaaaagaaaaagaagagtAAGGGGAAGAAGCCGGAAAGTCTTCCCGCTGTACCCGCTCTTACTGCTCAGGGTGGTATAGGTCCTCTGGCGGGGCAGTCGGTGGTTGCGCAGAAGTCTGTTGGGGTGCGGAAGTCTTCCCTTGCTCCGCCGACAACTGCTGCAGTGGTTATCACACTGCTGCAGGGGGCGGTGGAGCGGGGAGTCACCTACGCCGCTGCTTTATCCAAGGCCAGGCAGGCTATCAGTCTGCCTGACTTGGGCATAGAGCGTGTTGGTATCCGGGTGACAGCGACCGGAGCTCGGATGCTGGAGGTGCCTGGAGAAGGCAGGGAGGAGAAAGCCAACCGCCTAGCGGAAAGATTGAGAGAGGTGCTGTCGGAGGAGGCCTTGGTGGGGAGGCCCGTCAAGTGTGCGGACCTCCGCATCAGAGACCTTGATGACAGTGTCACTGAGAGGGACGTGATAGAGGCGGTGGCTGCCATGGGGGGGTGCCCAGTGACCGCCATTAAACCAGGGAGGATATTGCGGCGTGGGGAGCAGGGAATGGGGGAGATGTTCCTCCTATGCCCGGTTGCCTCCGCCAATAAG